The proteins below are encoded in one region of Helianthus annuus cultivar XRQ/B chromosome 2, HanXRQr2.0-SUNRISE, whole genome shotgun sequence:
- the LOC110871744 gene encoding protein PELPK1-like, giving the protein MACYKGSSFIMILLFVTLVSTGGGKRFAEARNLLEVPDLPKPTLPEIPKPTLPVIPKPTLPELPKPIIPEIPKPTLPEVPKPEVPELPKPTIPEIPKPILPEVPKPEVPVVPKPEVPELPKPTIPEIPKPTLPEVPKPEVPVVQKPEVPELPKPTIPELPKPTFPEIPKPELPTLPKPEVPKVPEVHELPKPTIPELPKDFPIPSLPHP; this is encoded by the coding sequence ATGGCCTGTTACAAGGGTAGTTCGTTCATCATGATATTGTTGTTTGTCACTTTAGTATCAACCGGCGGCGGAAAACGCTTTGCAGAGGCACGTAATCTTTTGGAGGTTCCCGATCTTCCTAAGCCGACACTTCCAGAGATTCCAAAGCCGACACTTCCTGTGATTCCGAAGCCTACACTTCCTGAGCTTCCAAAACCCATTATTCCGGAGATTCCCAAGCCTACACTTCCCGAGGTTCCAAAGCCTGAAGTTCCAGAGCTTCCAAAGCCTACCATTCCTGAGATTCCCAAGCCTATTCTTCCCGAGGTTCCAAAGCCTGAGGTCCCTGTGGTTCCAAAGCCTGAAGTTCCAGAGCTTCCGAAGCCTACCATTCCTGAGATTCCCAAGCCTACACTTCCCGAGGTTCCAAAGCCCGAGGTCCCCGTGGTACAGAAGCCAGAAGTTCCTGAGCTTCCAAAGCCCACCATTCCCGAGCTTCCCAAGCCTACATTTCCTGAAATTCCAAAGCCAGAGCTTCCAACTCTTCCAAAACCCGAAGTACCAAAGGTTCCAGAAGTCCATGAACTGCCTAAACCCACCATTCCTGAGTTGCCCAAGGACTTTCCTATTCCTTCCCTACCTCATCCATAG